CCTTTCATCTTCAGCAAATAACCCCGGCGCAGGCGCATCAGCATCCATTCTCGTGTTCCGATGCATTACAACACCTCTGGAGCCTCCGGTCAAGTATTCCAGATTCCCTCTGTAACTTCCCATACCAAAAGTTTCCAAATATGGATAGCTCCGCATCGTGTCCGCAGCGCCGGCATAGTTCCGATACACCTCTTGCCCATACGCCTGCCCGAAGGGCTCTGCATGTGACCAACCCAATAGTGCTGAATTGCTTTGCCAAATGGATAGGTTCCAGTTTTGTGGTACGAAATGATCCAATGATGCATCGTACATCACAGTGAGCAATTGCGCGGCTACTTTTTCCTTCTTTGGTCCGGTGATCTTCAAGCGCCATTCTTCCCCTTGACCGGGTAAGAGTTTATCGCGGAAGGTTTGCCACTCGACATTCAATTCCTTGTTGCTCCACGGAACATCGATCCATTCTGTCGAGGTGTGTTGTCGTCCGCGTTCAACACAAACAAAATGTACTGCGAAACCACCGCGATCGCTTTCCAATGCCGGGATATCCAATCGCTGTTGGCCCTTCGTCAAGCGAATGCGCCTATTCACAACGATCTTACCGTCGCGTTCCACTTCCATCAATACGCGGCATTCATCCAGCGCACTGCTGATCAGGATCACTCCACTTTCCCCCGGCTCCACGGATGTCTTCAGTGACTGCAAGTGGAATGCCTCATTCACGAACCCGGTATTCTGAATTGTTGGATCGTAGATCGTGATCAGTTTACTAACCGTCACCGGAACCCCATCAGGGTCTTTCGTACTAACATCCACACGATACAGTCCCACTGTCCAAGCGTCCAATTCCGGCAAGAATGTCGCCTTCATATTTGCCCTGATACCCGCCTGCTCAAAGTGAACACGTTTCATCGGCCAGTTCATCGGGTCCTCTTGCGTCAGGTTATTCTGGCCTGGCAAGAAACGGTCTGGTTGTTCCCAAAGTCGATCACGGAATGGTGCCTCGACAGGAGCTTGCAATTCCACGATCTTAATGTCCATTGGAAGATCGACATCCTGACCGTTCAAATTCTTCACACGCACGTCCAAACTATCAGTTATCGAACGATCGATCGCATCGCCACCGTTGATCACAATGTCAACACTGCGGTAAGCGACATTGATCGTCGTTGTGCTTGTTTGCGTTTCTCCATTGATGTCGACCGCACTTGCTTCAACGGTATAGAAAAATGTTGGGTCCGCATCACGCGGAAACATCCGATCCGGTTGCGCAATGAACTTGATGATGAACTTTCCTTCTGCATCGCATTCGGCAATACCACTGGCCAATTGTGTTTCTCTGCCCCACGGCAAACCACGCCATCCCCAGCCACACCACCATGGCATTCGTGCGCCTCGTTTTACTGTCCATTGCACAGCGGCACCATCCAAAGGAACACCTGCGTAACTTTTTGCAACACCGGTAACGGTTGCTTCGGCATTCAGTTTCGGCGTATCGGTGATCGGGTCGAACAAAACCTCGAATGTTGGACGCTTGTATTCTTCAACCTGAAAGTACGCGGACCCATGTTCTTCTTCGATGTGCATGCCACCGGTCAGCACTCCTTGCGGTGTTCTGAACGAGCCATGGAACGAACCGTATTCATCGGTCGTCACATTCAAGGTGTCAACCAATTCACCGTTCACATCAAAGAATTCCACTTGCGTTGCGTAACCTGCTTTTACCGCGGTGTTCTTTCCATTCTTGGCAGTAACAATACCCTTGAATAATACTTCCTGCCCTGGTCTGTAGATCGCGCGATCCGTAAACATGAACGTGTGCAATGATCCCTCTTGCTCCTCGTAATGATCCATATGGACCCAACGTGACGCCGTATGGAACTTGTCATTGCCATTTGATATGCTCCATTTCAATTGACCTTGTTGACCCTTAAGCGTCGTTCGGACCATTCCCTCTTCACTGGTCGTGAATTCTTCAACCCCAATGAAACGGCGATTACCGGAGTGATCTTGGTTCCTGACATATGCCCATGCTTTCGCACCTTTTATCGGCTTGCCCGTTGTTCGATCCAGCACCAACAGGTCCAGATCATTTCCGTGGTAACGATCGACGATGGCAATATCGGTGCTCCAGAAATTAGCGAAGACCAACAGGTCATGTTCCGCTTTGAAACGTTCGCTATCGCTGATCAGAATGGCATACCTGCCGTAAGGCAACCCTTCGGTCGGCAACTCGGTCAGGTGCGCATTCATGTCACCGTCATCAGGCACAACCACAGACCACTCGCGCATTGGTTTTTTAGAGGCCAACTGCGCACCGCGATCATGGTCATAGCGTTGATCTTCGTTGATGTCCTGAGGGTCCATTACAACGCGCAACCACAGTTTCATTACATTCGTGTGTTGCACCGCGATCGTGGATCCCGCATTTCCGGGAACCGCCTCTTCGGCGAACAACTGTAGGGAAGGACGCTCCAATTGCGCTTTTAATACCGCCGCCTTTATTGCGCCATAGGAACCGGGGAACTTGGCGATCGCTGAGTCGCACAGAGTTCGTGCTTTGATCCGTTCTTCCTTGAAAGCATCACCGACCAACCGCTGATAGTTACCGGCTTGTTCGCTGTGCCAGGCTGCCATGGCAACACCAACTTCGCTATAGGCCGGTAACCGCACCAACCGGCTCTGTAAAATGGAAAGGGCTTTGTAGTACAAGCTGTCCTTATCTGCCAACGTGCTATGCTCCCGCACGAATGACAAGCGATCGAGAATGATATCCGTAAGCGCTACCGGAGCATCATCTGCCAGGTGGCTGCGCTCAAGTTGTTGGTAGGTGATCAACGCTTTATACTCCCACGACGCACTGTCGCGATGTGTGATCTTCTTCCATGCGAACGCTTCAAAGAGCTCGAAGTAGAACGGGTCGTCCAGCTTGAACCGCCACTCCGGTTCCGTTAGCCGCGTTTCGGAATTACTGAACACCTCGATGGCCCGCCTTCCCAGTAGATCGTATACCGTTGGTCTCAATTCGATCGCGCCATGCTCATTTCCCAATAGTTCACCGAGTCCCGCTGATGGGATCTGTTTCAATGTATCATACGGTTCCACGGACGCTGCATATTCCGCGATCACCTTCGACATGAATTGGCGCTGTGTCCATGTGCTTGGATCGCTTTCCGCTACATCTTCGGAGGACGCAAGGTCCGTTCGCTGCAACACCTGCCAACGACTCTGTTGATAAAGGTTCCAATAGCTCTCACCAATAACAGAGTGCAATACTTGTTTCAACGGCACATTGGCCTGTGCTGAACGCTCTTCCAATGCATTCAACCACACTGTTTTTTCAACTCCCGTTCGTTGTTCGAACGTTCCGCGGTACATCCACGCTTTGAACTCCGTGCGCCAATCGTTCCGGTCCTGGGCATCCGCTAGCAACCCATTCACCTGCTCCAATGCCGATGCGTATTGACCGATCTTGGTAAGACTATCGATCACGGTCCAGCGTGGATCAGTGGGTTCTATGTTCGCGGTGTGCACGTTGTTGCGGATGAGATCACAGGTCATCAAGAACGCTGAGATAGCGATCATTGATAACATGTTACGAAATTGAAGGAAGGAGAAATGCATGTGGATCATGCAAAGGTACCTCAGCCTGCCATGCGGCAGGCAAGCTCCCCTACTCAGAATGGAAAGTGAACTATGCCATTCATTGATCGCATCATGTATGAGGTCAAATCCATTCGCAGCTGCACCACAACAGTCTCAAAATGACATTCATGTACTTCTCCGGATATTTACCGAACAATGGTCTTGCAGATCAACTCCCGAATTTTACCATTTCGCAATAACACGTTCATGATACCGGACCCAAGATCATTTCTTACTGAACTTTTCGCATCGCTAAAAAGGCATGACATTGATGTGAGCCCCTTCGAATTGGATCACATTTGTTACCGTGTGGAGACAGAGATCTGTTATACGGAGATGAAAGTGTGCTTTCTGGAACATGCTCGTTTGCTCGTTGAGTCAATAGTTTCTGGGCGACTGATCGCAACGTTCAAGTTAAAGGCCCCGATCCTATTTGAAGGTCGGTCGATCGCCGTGATCGAGCTGCCCTCCCCTAAAAGCAGCTCGCCGTATTCCGAGGGGTATGAACATGCCGAATTCGTTATCGATAGTGATCCGGTGGCATTCACGGAACGCTATCCCCAGCTGGATTGGGACTTGAGTGGGACGCACAAAGAAGTGAATGCGGATGTTCGTTTACCTCTCGGAAGGATCAGTGTAAAGTTTCACCGGGACGCTTTGGAAAAGGTGATAGAGGGTGAGCGCTTAAAAGCTTAATGCCATTT
The nucleotide sequence above comes from Flavobacteriales bacterium. Encoded proteins:
- a CDS encoding VOC family protein, coding for MIPDPRSFLTELFASLKRHDIDVSPFELDHICYRVETEICYTEMKVCFLEHARLLVESIVSGRLIATFKLKAPILFEGRSIAVIELPSPKSSSPYSEGYEHAEFVIDSDPVAFTERYPQLDWDLSGTHKEVNADVRLPLGRISVKFHRDALEKVIEGERLKA